Proteins encoded by one window of Yersinia massiliensis:
- the exbB gene encoding tol-pal system-associated acyl-CoA thioesterase has protein sequence MKTAGKEINEKSFAKGRVMTGVVALLLVAGLAGHVQAAPSNGSAVASSVASATSTEATTATSTPLPAPEITPAAEAAINTNVSPTPMVQPLTAPAPQGLAMDLSVWGMYQHADVVVKGVMIGLVLASIVTWTILFSKGTELYRARRRLRQEHEVIGAVTDLDTASERAEVFAADSISSQLLREAQNERLLSAESSDNNGIKERTAFRLERRVAAIGRQMGKGNGFLATIGAISPFVGLFGTVWGIMNSFIGIAHSQTTNLAVVAPGIAEALLATALGLVAAIPAVVIYNIFARLIGSYRAQVGDVAAQVLLLLSRDLDLNSSAEAKSSKQPHQLRAG, from the coding sequence GTGAAAACAGCTGGCAAAGAAATTAATGAAAAGTCATTCGCCAAAGGTCGAGTGATGACAGGGGTGGTGGCATTATTGCTGGTGGCCGGTTTAGCAGGTCATGTGCAGGCTGCACCAAGTAACGGTAGCGCCGTTGCTTCATCTGTTGCGTCAGCAACCTCAACAGAAGCAACAACAGCAACATCGACCCCGCTTCCGGCACCTGAAATTACCCCCGCCGCTGAAGCCGCAATCAATACAAATGTTAGCCCTACACCGATGGTCCAGCCTTTGACTGCGCCTGCTCCACAAGGTTTGGCGATGGATTTATCTGTTTGGGGTATGTATCAGCATGCCGATGTGGTGGTTAAAGGTGTCATGATTGGCTTGGTATTAGCGTCAATTGTCACTTGGACCATCTTGTTCTCTAAAGGGACTGAGCTATATCGCGCACGTCGCCGTTTACGACAAGAACATGAAGTTATTGGCGCAGTGACTGATTTGGACACTGCATCCGAACGAGCGGAAGTGTTTGCCGCAGATAGCATCAGCAGCCAATTACTGCGTGAAGCTCAGAATGAACGTTTGCTATCGGCGGAATCGAGCGACAACAACGGCATCAAAGAACGTACGGCTTTTCGTTTAGAGCGTCGAGTTGCTGCTATTGGCCGCCAAATGGGTAAAGGCAACGGTTTCCTTGCCACTATCGGTGCAATCTCACCCTTTGTTGGGTTGTTTGGCACGGTATGGGGCATCATGAACAGCTTTATTGGTATTGCACATTCCCAGACCACGAATTTGGCCGTTGTCGCCCCCGGTATTGCTGAAGCTCTGTTGGCGACAGCATTAGGCTTAGTCGCGGCAATCCCTGCGGTGGTTATCTACAATATCTTTGCTCGCTTGATTGGTTCTTATCGTGCACAAGTCGGTGATGTTGCAGCACAGGTGTTATTGCTGTTAAGCCGTGACCTTGACCTGAACAGCAGCGCAGAAGCAAAGTCATCTAAGCAGCCTCACCAATTGCGTGCGGGGTGA
- the exbD gene encoding TonB system transport protein ExbD produces MAMRMNDNLDESGELHEINVTPFIDVMLVLLIIFMVAAPLATVDIKVDLPASSAVPQPRPEKPIFLTVKADNQLYVGDQQVDRDTLAAALDKVTQSNKETTIFFQADKVVDYETLMSVMDALRKSGYLKVGLVGMEAAGSAK; encoded by the coding sequence ATGGCGATGCGGATGAATGATAACCTCGATGAAAGCGGTGAATTACACGAAATTAACGTGACCCCCTTCATTGATGTCATGTTGGTATTACTGATCATCTTCATGGTTGCAGCACCATTGGCAACTGTTGATATAAAAGTCGATCTGCCTGCATCGTCAGCAGTACCACAACCACGGCCGGAGAAACCGATATTCCTGACGGTTAAGGCGGATAACCAGCTTTATGTCGGTGATCAGCAAGTTGACCGCGATACGTTAGCAGCAGCGCTGGATAAAGTGACCCAATCCAATAAAGAAACCACGATCTTCTTCCAAGCAGACAAAGTGGTGGATTATGAAACCTTAATGAGCGTGATGGATGCGTTACGCAAATCAGGCTATCTCAAAGTTGGGCTCGTTGGCATGGAAGCTGCTGGCAGCGCTAAATAG
- a CDS encoding TadE/TadG family type IV pilus assembly protein, protein MKLKKILMLYKKYIAHKYKSIFLFITNKQGSILLPFILILPFFIGLIFLSFEVSHYLQKKAKLSDAIEQATLALTVENDDIPDAGQESKNRDLVSQYIHAYLPLENFSTPEIEINNYCGQLVYKAKMFMNYSAKFLAKTPITNKIKTIDIVDTAVAKKTIIHDHNEKTDVIFVVDYSESMEKKFKNNISSIKKIDVLREIFIRVNNTILRNADIQTIGFIPYSWGTKRKTIENNQTQEYCHFPFIAKEYSKKNDYFRKYIASKLREISGLENIEKVYDIKYADIDLFDERHSYFYDRIRTLPVDYKSEAEQLYNKIRYIYTALTQIKIIGETIDYDATIKSINSDAKYIDIPIKDIINDEICLNLSDAYSLEDYQDTNIINSMLDMTPIGGTLTSSGILYANNLFRNNNDDDKEKLMIIISDGVESYDEKYRENPGFYITKKLIDKGMCEKIKDNNIKMIFIAIDYDPEKIQDPRRYIDWKKCVGEDNYYEADNAHQLEVELMGALGVQSSNEVGRNTPK, encoded by the coding sequence ATGAAATTAAAAAAAATACTTATGCTTTATAAGAAGTATATTGCTCATAAATATAAGTCAATTTTTCTATTTATAACCAACAAACAAGGTTCGATTTTATTGCCTTTTATTCTTATTCTCCCCTTTTTTATTGGCTTAATATTTTTATCTTTTGAGGTTTCACATTATTTACAAAAAAAAGCAAAACTATCTGATGCTATAGAGCAAGCCACACTCGCGCTAACCGTCGAGAATGATGATATTCCAGATGCCGGTCAAGAAAGTAAAAATCGGGACTTGGTGAGCCAGTATATTCATGCGTACTTGCCATTAGAAAATTTCTCGACACCAGAGATTGAGATAAATAATTATTGTGGCCAGCTTGTTTATAAGGCGAAAATGTTTATGAATTACTCAGCAAAATTTTTAGCTAAGACTCCTATCACTAATAAAATAAAAACGATAGATATAGTAGATACTGCTGTGGCAAAAAAAACAATAATACATGACCATAATGAAAAAACTGATGTCATCTTTGTTGTAGATTATTCTGAATCAATGGAGAAAAAGTTTAAGAACAATATTTCTAGCATTAAAAAAATAGATGTTCTAAGAGAGATATTTATCAGGGTAAATAATACTATCTTACGAAATGCAGATATTCAAACCATTGGTTTTATACCCTACTCATGGGGGACCAAAAGGAAAACAATTGAAAATAATCAGACACAAGAATATTGTCATTTTCCTTTTATCGCTAAAGAATATAGCAAAAAAAATGATTACTTTAGGAAATATATTGCATCTAAACTACGTGAAATATCAGGCCTTGAGAACATAGAAAAAGTTTATGATATTAAATATGCGGACATTGACTTATTTGATGAAAGACACTCATACTTTTACGATCGGATAAGAACCTTACCAGTTGATTATAAAAGTGAGGCAGAACAACTCTATAATAAAATTCGTTATATTTATACTGCTTTAACCCAAATTAAAATCATAGGTGAAACTATAGATTATGATGCAACGATTAAGTCAATAAACTCAGATGCTAAATATATCGACATTCCAATAAAAGATATAATAAACGATGAGATTTGTCTAAATTTATCAGATGCATATTCGTTAGAGGACTATCAAGACACCAATATTATTAATTCGATGTTAGATATGACACCTATTGGTGGAACACTTACTAGTTCAGGTATTCTCTATGCAAATAATTTATTCAGAAATAACAATGATGATGACAAAGAGAAATTAATGATAATAATCTCTGACGGGGTCGAGAGTTATGATGAAAAATATAGAGAAAACCCAGGGTTTTATATTACTAAAAAACTGATCGATAAAGGTATGTGTGAAAAGATCAAAGATAATAATATAAAGATGATTTTTATTGCTATTGACTATGATCCGGAGAAGATTCAGGACCCCAGAAGATATATTGATTGGAAAAAGTGCGTTGGCGAAGACAATTATTACGAGGCAGATAATGCCCATCAGTTAGAAGTCGAGCTGATGGGGGCTCTAGGGGTTCAATCCTCCAACGAAGTTGGCCGCAACACACCTAAATAA
- the tadF gene encoding tight adherence pilus pseudopilin TadF, which translates to MYKKMSNSKFIVNCHGTVIVEFVFVVFIITLLIKLMISVAAYQSTVGKLDRISYSIAGIVRERGSLYADDIQLTQNQVSELKVLSEEMLLRSGLQRNDIAMTVETLHFHATPPEIKSIDNNKTLSFSMGACQPTQPLHKMIALSPYTNTGRWLPLYQVTLCLSASPWYTTLFSVGAGGSTAISIKSSAVTIER; encoded by the coding sequence TTGTACAAGAAAATGAGTAATAGCAAATTTATAGTTAACTGTCATGGAACTGTTATCGTTGAATTCGTTTTTGTTGTTTTCATTATTACATTACTAATAAAGCTAATGATTTCAGTCGCCGCATATCAATCTACGGTGGGTAAATTAGACCGTATCTCATACTCTATTGCCGGGATAGTCAGAGAACGGGGGAGTTTATACGCTGATGATATTCAATTGACGCAAAATCAGGTTAGCGAGTTGAAAGTTCTCTCCGAAGAAATGCTACTTCGCTCAGGCTTGCAAAGAAACGATATAGCAATGACAGTAGAGACATTGCATTTTCATGCCACACCTCCTGAGATTAAAAGTATTGATAATAATAAAACGTTGTCATTTAGCATGGGTGCCTGCCAACCCACTCAACCTCTGCATAAAATGATAGCATTATCACCCTATACCAATACAGGTCGCTGGTTACCATTATATCAAGTGACATTATGCTTATCTGCCTCACCTTGGTATACCACGCTATTCAGTGTTGGAGCGGGGGGGAGTACCGCTATTTCCATAAAATCATCTGCGGTGACGATTGAACGCTAG
- a CDS encoding TadE/TadG family type IV pilus assembly protein, translated as MCKKKWLFYRSNTGSVTIEFSIVFVLFIFTLLFSAEISRLIYISASLDLAVSEAAKTAKNKEINSESYQSIFNSKIIEQQGMFGKFISPDNTVATVEFANSIADITSKKMTTHHSTQKLARYSVRYEYKPILFPIPSIWANSLLSREVIFVQENE; from the coding sequence ATGTGTAAAAAAAAATGGCTATTTTATCGTTCAAATACCGGTTCTGTTACTATTGAATTTAGTATAGTCTTCGTTCTATTTATATTCACTTTATTATTCTCAGCAGAAATATCACGTCTTATCTATATATCTGCCAGCCTCGATCTGGCAGTTTCAGAAGCAGCAAAAACAGCTAAGAACAAGGAAATAAATAGTGAGTCATATCAGTCGATATTTAATAGCAAGATCATCGAACAGCAAGGTATGTTCGGAAAATTCATTAGCCCAGACAACACTGTCGCAACAGTAGAATTTGCCAATAGCATCGCAGATATTACTTCAAAAAAAATGACCACACATCACTCTACTCAGAAGTTAGCACGTTATAGCGTACGTTATGAATATAAGCCCATATTGTTTCCAATCCCCTCAATTTGGGCTAATAGCTTATTATCTCGCGAGGTGATCTTTGTACAAGAAAATGAGTAA
- a CDS encoding tetratricopeptide repeat protein, translating to MFKTIKSTMAISIFIFLINGCTSNTFNQKEFTYRESLLLKANNHGGLINLYREKLKTREDDTVRIKLANAYYLAGDSKSSLYYLQSVTDKKTEYFHLIKTKNLINQNETIAAEIAVKELLTIAPNNAEAHNLNGIVLADSGDMQKSEKAFEQARALFINDEIAMNNIAVVAMLDNRYTDAVRILLPDYLAGNRNSQILHNLVFSLIKLGDTQYAKKIVIAEKMATEPDELLLALRQVEHLHQIEISDKGI from the coding sequence ATGTTCAAAACAATTAAGTCCACCATGGCAATTTCTATTTTCATCTTTCTAATTAATGGTTGTACATCTAATACTTTTAATCAAAAAGAATTTACTTACCGTGAAAGCCTTTTACTTAAAGCTAATAACCATGGTGGACTCATCAATTTATATCGGGAAAAGTTAAAAACAAGAGAGGATGATACCGTTAGAATAAAATTGGCAAATGCATATTACCTTGCTGGAGATAGCAAGTCATCATTATATTACTTACAATCAGTCACTGATAAAAAAACCGAATATTTTCATCTTATAAAAACCAAAAATCTTATCAATCAAAATGAAACTATTGCCGCAGAAATTGCAGTCAAAGAGCTACTGACTATCGCACCTAATAATGCCGAAGCCCATAACTTGAATGGTATTGTATTGGCTGATAGTGGTGATATGCAAAAATCTGAAAAAGCCTTTGAACAAGCCAGAGCTTTATTTATTAACGATGAAATAGCAATGAATAATATCGCTGTCGTGGCAATGCTTGATAATCGTTATACCGACGCAGTGAGAATACTGTTACCGGACTATTTGGCCGGCAATAGAAATTCGCAAATTTTACATAACTTAGTATTTTCACTTATTAAATTAGGTGACACACAATATGCCAAAAAGATAGTAATTGCTGAAAAAATGGCAACCGAACCTGATGAGTTGTTATTAGCATTGAGACAAGTAGAGCATCTTCACCAAATAGAAATTAGCGATAAAGGTATATGA
- a CDS encoding type II secretion system F family protein: MKIALIIIILFFISLFFTKKAKSNKISVYYKIISREKIDNEKEHKHQEKKLSNFINLPFILHNITYFKILIIATAIVISILFIATDIISINLNTLMIIGLITVAMMITLPKIIISNYINKRTTSILRTLPFFIDITAACVQSGMTIDSSLSYTAKKFQVINTDLSSIISNMNKRAEINGLDSAIKELHQSSTATEIRMLCSTLQYSISFGSTVYDQLIQLSQDIREMQLLITEEKISKLSTKLTIPLFIFILIPFVVLVISPSVLELITYVQNN; encoded by the coding sequence ATGAAAATAGCGTTAATTATTATAATATTATTTTTCATCAGTCTGTTTTTCACAAAAAAAGCAAAATCAAATAAGATTTCAGTTTATTATAAAATAATTAGCCGAGAAAAAATTGACAATGAAAAAGAGCATAAGCACCAAGAAAAGAAGTTATCAAACTTCATCAACCTCCCATTCATTTTGCATAATATCACTTATTTTAAGATATTAATAATTGCAACAGCTATAGTAATATCGATTTTATTTATCGCTACAGATATTATATCCATAAACCTCAATACATTGATGATTATCGGTCTTATTACTGTTGCAATGATGATTACTCTTCCAAAGATAATTATAAGTAACTACATTAATAAAAGAACGACGTCTATCCTTCGAACACTCCCTTTCTTTATCGATATTACAGCAGCTTGTGTTCAATCGGGGATGACGATAGACAGCTCACTAAGCTATACAGCAAAAAAATTTCAAGTAATAAACACCGATTTAAGCTCTATCATTTCCAATATGAATAAGCGTGCGGAAATTAATGGGTTAGACAGCGCCATTAAAGAATTACACCAAAGTTCAACTGCAACAGAAATAAGAATGCTTTGCAGTACATTACAATATAGCATTAGTTTTGGCTCTACCGTTTACGACCAGCTTATTCAGTTATCCCAAGACATCCGAGAAATGCAGTTATTAATTACAGAGGAAAAAATTAGTAAGTTATCGACAAAACTAACAATACCATTATTCATTTTCATCCTAATCCCTTTTGTTGTTCTCGTTATATCACCAAGTGTATTGGAGTTAATCACATATGTTCAAAACAATTAA
- a CDS encoding type II secretion system F family protein, with translation MTYYILLFSGIILFALTNLKWIKIKKFISNAEFKPSKDKVHFLSFYRRILSEWTSYISNIIIERNNKHIIAPVIYSTLVFISNLYWFHIDNIFVFIFTISSIVFFQLKISRKIHRSHFNNDFPEVLLMINMAASSGASINQVLERCGNEIKGPLGNELNLICRKLNVGESPESVLYDSYKRFNYPEFFFLITIILLNLQQGGQLRELTSRLSSVTTKNKTAEQKKAVMTAQTRMSVNIISLMPILFSLLLYFIDPATMNSMWDHPIGRMIFYYVIASEIAGLVIIRKMLRKTL, from the coding sequence ATGACTTATTACATATTGCTTTTTTCTGGCATTATTTTATTCGCACTAACTAACTTAAAATGGATAAAAATAAAAAAATTCATTAGTAATGCTGAATTCAAACCCTCAAAAGATAAAGTGCATTTTCTTTCATTTTACAGAAGGATATTATCAGAATGGACCAGTTACATATCAAATATTATCATCGAAAGAAACAACAAGCATATAATCGCTCCGGTTATATATTCAACTTTAGTTTTCATTTCTAACTTATATTGGTTTCATATAGATAATATTTTTGTTTTTATCTTCACCATTAGCAGCATCGTATTCTTTCAATTGAAGATTTCAAGAAAGATTCATCGGTCTCATTTTAACAATGACTTTCCTGAGGTCCTATTGATGATTAATATGGCCGCCAGCAGTGGTGCGAGCATTAATCAAGTATTAGAGCGCTGTGGCAATGAAATAAAAGGGCCATTAGGCAATGAACTCAATTTAATTTGCCGAAAACTGAATGTAGGAGAATCCCCAGAGTCTGTTTTATATGACTCCTATAAGCGATTTAACTACCCAGAGTTCTTTTTTCTTATCACTATAATCTTACTGAATCTTCAACAAGGTGGGCAATTGAGGGAACTGACAAGCCGGCTGTCCTCGGTGACCACAAAAAATAAAACAGCCGAACAGAAAAAAGCTGTGATGACTGCACAAACTCGGATGTCTGTGAACATAATATCACTTATGCCAATATTATTTTCATTACTTCTTTATTTTATTGACCCAGCCACAATGAATTCAATGTGGGACCACCCTATTGGTCGGATGATTTTTTATTACGTAATCGCCAGTGAAATTGCTGGGCTAGTAATAATAAGAAAAATGCTGAGGAAAACATTATGA
- a CDS encoding CpaF family protein, which produces MKISLTTQEIIREKMLANIDIDKVEYLINDYAKLNNLISQTFYEIFNDNEHQLTTQDQKNIIVMITDEITGFGPLRELMEDDSISDIMVNGPDKVFIERFGLISLSHQRFINNKQLTDITKRLMQRVNRRIDEGRPLADARLIDGSRINAVINPIALDGTALSIRKFSNNKRKLEDLVDMGAMSSDMANFLIIAASCRINIVISGGTGSGKTTLLNALSKYISENERVITLEDAAELNLEQPHVVRMETRLAGLENTGQISMRDLVVNSLRMRPDRIIIGECRGEETFEMLQAMNTGHNGSMSTLHANSPRDAITRLESMIMMGPVNMPILTIRRNIASAINLIVQVSRMNDGSRKICYISEIMGMEGENVVLQDIFTFKANKERDEEGKIQGKFTNHGLLSRSSVRRNADIFNLSNELISIFPLVK; this is translated from the coding sequence ATGAAAATATCATTAACCACACAGGAAATTATTCGAGAAAAAATGTTGGCCAACATTGATATTGATAAAGTAGAATATCTTATTAATGACTATGCCAAGCTTAACAACCTAATCTCACAAACTTTTTATGAAATATTTAATGATAACGAGCATCAGTTAACCACCCAAGATCAGAAAAATATTATCGTAATGATTACAGATGAAATAACGGGGTTCGGGCCGCTAAGAGAATTGATGGAAGATGATTCTATTAGCGATATTATGGTCAATGGACCTGACAAAGTATTTATTGAACGTTTTGGCTTAATCAGTTTAAGTCATCAGCGCTTTATTAATAACAAGCAACTAACAGATATTACCAAACGCTTAATGCAACGGGTAAACCGCCGTATAGACGAAGGTAGACCTCTTGCTGATGCTCGGCTTATTGACGGGAGCCGAATCAATGCCGTAATAAATCCCATTGCTTTAGATGGTACTGCTCTTTCTATCCGAAAATTTAGTAATAATAAAAGAAAGTTAGAAGACTTAGTCGATATGGGCGCAATGAGCAGTGATATGGCAAATTTCCTCATTATTGCAGCCAGTTGCCGAATAAATATTGTTATCTCTGGCGGAACAGGATCGGGCAAAACGACTTTACTCAACGCATTATCAAAGTATATCTCTGAAAATGAAAGAGTGATTACATTGGAAGATGCAGCAGAGCTAAATCTTGAACAACCTCATGTTGTACGGATGGAAACACGCTTAGCTGGCCTGGAGAATACTGGGCAAATTTCTATGAGAGATTTGGTTGTTAACTCCTTACGTATGCGGCCTGATAGGATAATTATTGGAGAGTGCAGAGGCGAGGAAACATTTGAAATGCTCCAGGCCATGAACACGGGCCATAATGGCTCGATGTCAACACTGCATGCAAACTCACCTCGTGATGCGATTACTCGATTGGAAAGTATGATCATGATGGGGCCAGTTAACATGCCTATATTAACTATTCGACGTAATATCGCATCTGCGATAAATCTTATTGTTCAAGTTTCCCGGATGAATGACGGCTCGCGCAAGATATGCTATATCAGTGAAATTATGGGAATGGAAGGTGAGAATGTCGTTCTACAGGATATATTTACATTCAAAGCCAATAAAGAACGTGATGAGGAAGGCAAGATTCAAGGAAAATTTACTAATCATGGTTTATTGAGTCGTTCTTCAGTAAGAAGAAATGCTGATATTTTCAATTTATCAAATGAGCTTATCAGTATATTCCCCTTGGTGAAATAA
- a CDS encoding pilus assembly protein CpaE: MQLILNKDLISRKERKVKDSITIISNRHWLIEVVSEQIRLADMNNINEINKDIFNVPSVSLSDQTSGVIVDIGDNSNVDELLALANNYISRHCWCVLVGDVDSISIAQQLTERGVLYLNIQSQSAELTQLLLKGIQVEKDRKAFFISVLGCKGGIGTTLLSYHLAHEVVQIKKLPTLLLQGNNGSQDLDLITEKKIASDLTEYQKNFDLMQSKDKNLNDISTKESHKYNFVVFDQPIHNSTKEKLTDYVEYSNCIIILLDNSMTSVRTAKEFIDIHSRFKRDNKRGIKLIICLNESRVVTKDMLDTSDIPSLLGRKIDIKIPYISKENSSISDKKYFGRRKKLITELTKQTLGMRTDTSKCNIAWINSFTKTLAIKR, translated from the coding sequence ATGCAATTAATTCTTAACAAGGATCTGATCAGTAGAAAAGAGCGCAAGGTAAAGGATAGCATCACGATTATTTCTAATAGGCATTGGCTCATTGAGGTAGTTTCCGAACAAATTCGGCTTGCCGACATGAATAATATTAATGAGATCAACAAAGATATTTTCAATGTACCGTCTGTTAGTTTATCGGATCAAACCAGCGGTGTTATTGTTGACATCGGTGATAATAGTAATGTTGATGAACTATTGGCTTTAGCAAATAACTATATCTCGCGTCACTGCTGGTGTGTATTAGTAGGTGATGTTGACTCAATCTCTATCGCGCAACAGCTAACTGAACGGGGGGTTTTATACTTAAATATACAGTCACAATCAGCGGAGCTAACACAACTTTTACTTAAAGGTATTCAGGTAGAAAAAGATAGAAAAGCATTCTTTATCAGCGTGCTTGGCTGTAAAGGAGGAATAGGCACGACCCTACTTAGTTATCATTTAGCACATGAGGTCGTTCAAATAAAAAAATTACCCACTTTATTATTGCAAGGTAATAACGGTTCACAAGATCTTGACCTTATCACAGAAAAGAAAATAGCAAGTGATTTAACTGAGTATCAGAAAAACTTTGACCTCATGCAAAGTAAAGATAAAAATCTAAATGACATTAGCACTAAAGAAAGTCATAAGTATAACTTTGTCGTATTTGATCAACCAATTCATAATTCGACAAAAGAAAAACTGACTGATTATGTTGAATATTCCAACTGCATTATTATTCTACTGGATAATAGTATGACATCAGTTCGCACTGCTAAAGAATTCATCGACATTCACTCAAGATTCAAGAGGGATAACAAACGTGGCATTAAATTAATTATTTGCTTAAATGAAAGTAGAGTCGTCACAAAAGATATGCTAGATACATCTGACATACCGTCTTTATTAGGTCGGAAAATTGATATCAAGATCCCTTATATAAGCAAAGAAAATAGCTCAATCAGTGACAAAAAATATTTTGGTCGTCGAAAAAAACTAATCACTGAATTAACCAAACAAACACTAGGCATGCGAACTGACACATCCAAGTGTAACATTGCATGGATTAATAGCTTCACAAAAACATTAGCAATAAAAAGGTAA
- a CDS encoding type II and III secretion system protein family protein codes for MRLTKIKYLSWNLFSLFIIALILIAFNKANAKSVYISPGESYIVKTQEEIETVFISSAEVADYELVGKNSIIVYAKTEGTAELILLNDENKEITKRTVVVNSIINAVNKRINIEYPNSKVEIDKIETSYVLTGEVASEEAKDTIVSIVGEAIGSKKETIGKEQYFSTPDYSRLINKISVTQSNQVNVKLTIAEVTKDFTENIGIDWNTVGDAIGSFQFIKFNANGISTLVHAINDESIARILAEPNLSVLSGESASFLVGGEIPIVLSTENSQTVTYKEFGIKLNVGAKVNESKRIRILLNEEVSSIDKLFDAKGGDSYPSLRTRKAATTLELGDGESFILGGLISNTERESLKKIPFIGDIPILGAFFRNAHTEQRQTELVVIATVNLVKPVSKQEVELPGFMQTSTLERLFNFTHIMEIKREKMAKEFMRKGGFIK; via the coding sequence ATGAGATTAACCAAAATAAAGTATCTAAGTTGGAATTTATTTTCCTTATTTATTATTGCTCTTATTCTAATAGCATTTAATAAAGCTAATGCGAAATCAGTTTATATATCTCCGGGGGAGTCATACATTGTCAAGACTCAAGAAGAGATAGAAACTGTTTTTATTTCATCCGCAGAGGTAGCCGACTATGAGTTAGTGGGTAAAAATAGTATTATTGTTTATGCCAAAACAGAGGGCACTGCAGAATTAATATTATTAAACGATGAAAATAAAGAAATCACAAAGAGAACCGTTGTTGTAAACAGCATCATCAATGCTGTAAATAAAAGAATAAATATTGAGTACCCTAATAGTAAAGTTGAAATTGATAAAATAGAGACTAGCTACGTTCTAACTGGAGAAGTTGCGTCCGAAGAGGCTAAAGATACTATCGTCAGTATTGTGGGGGAAGCGATTGGTAGCAAGAAAGAAACGATCGGTAAGGAACAATATTTTAGCACGCCCGATTATTCTCGTCTGATTAATAAGATAAGCGTTACACAATCTAATCAAGTGAATGTCAAGCTGACCATTGCTGAGGTCACCAAAGACTTCACTGAGAATATCGGCATAGATTGGAATACGGTAGGAGATGCCATTGGTTCATTCCAGTTTATAAAATTCAATGCCAATGGGATTAGCACACTCGTTCACGCCATCAATGATGAATCAATTGCACGGATTTTAGCTGAGCCCAATCTCTCCGTCTTATCGGGCGAAAGCGCGTCATTTTTGGTTGGCGGTGAAATACCAATTGTCTTATCAACAGAAAATAGCCAAACAGTCACTTATAAAGAATTTGGCATCAAACTCAATGTTGGTGCAAAAGTCAATGAAAGCAAACGTATACGTATCCTTCTAAATGAAGAGGTCAGCAGCATTGACAAGCTATTTGATGCTAAGGGTGGGGATTCTTATCCTTCATTGAGAACACGCAAAGCCGCGACTACATTAGAGCTGGGGGACGGAGAAAGTTTTATTTTGGGTGGCCTTATCAGCAACACAGAAAGAGAATCGCTCAAAAAAATACCCTTTATAGGCGATATACCGATACTAGGTGCATTCTTCCGTAATGCGCATACCGAACAAAGACAAACTGAATTAGTCGTGATCGCGACAGTAAACCTGGTAAAACCAGTATCAAAGCAAGAAGTGGAACTACCCGGTTTCATGCAAACATCTACCCTCGAACGTCTCTTTAATTTCACCCATATTATGGAGATTAAAAGAGAAAAAATGGCAAAAGAATTTATGCGTAAAGGTGGTTTTATAAAATGA